Proteins encoded by one window of Arachis hypogaea cultivar Tifrunner chromosome 1, arahy.Tifrunner.gnm2.J5K5, whole genome shotgun sequence:
- the LOC112707446 gene encoding uric acid degradation bifunctional protein TTL-like, whose translation MKMEDFSSYCAGTIFANEMAMASPFSSLEHAITVVRDIWYRKLNVRSWLEAISGRSCSNEYLEMVNEATMQELNKWGLRYKEKFGYVFVTFVVCRTSEDILAELKMRFNNSHGVELEIVSTEELKYIERAIRELLSMKYVQTTDEGDAEYSSEIVADTLDGADTDSEDDLDAIFSGGYDISKDVELNKVPEDNKTLNTQHREDVVYAAKRGFDLNKLP comes from the exons ATGAAAATGGAGGATTTCTCATCATACTGTGCAGGCACAATATTCGCTAACGAAATGGCTATGGCCTCTCCATTCTCTTCATTGGAACATGCAATTACGGTTGTCAGAGACATATGGTACCGTAAGTTGAATGTTAGGTCTTGGTTGGAGGCTATATCAGGACGATCTTGTTCTAATGAATACTTGGAAATGGTGAACGAAGCTACTATGCAG GAACTTAATAAATGGGGATTAAGGTACAAGGAGAAATTTGGCTATGTTTTTGTGACATTTGTAGTTTGTAGGACATCTGAAGACATACTTGCTGAATTAAAG ATGCGCTTTAATAACTCGCATGGTGTTGAGTTGGAGATTGTTTCAACAGAGGAATTGAAGTATATAGAACGTGCTATTAGAGAGCTTCTTTCCATGAAATATGTCCAAACTACCGATGAAGGAGATG CTGAATATTCAAGCGAAATAGTTGCTGACACTCTAGATGGAGCAGACACTGATTCAGAAGATGATTTAGATGCTATCTTCTCTGGTGGATATGACATCTCCAAGGATGTTGAGCTCAATAAGGTTCCAGAAGACAATAAAACTTTAAACACCCAACATAGAGAAGATGTCGTATATGCTGCAAAAAGGGGTTTTGATCTGAACAAGTTGCCATAG
- the LOC112800878 gene encoding uncharacterized protein — protein sequence MFRLSPRRNQRSKGFKVKHALQLILLLGICIWLVYQIKHSHENKGSKGENQKISSDLKLGRKDPRPRVEETSVIDARHKEEDDEEEENKHEEQTKLDGVNGVEDEALMQKNEISSSEDNSENGQDSVDKENEESSENDGTHMESVQHNMEEDNTEREHGEDDKNDTEENKESGETIEKGVQENEETEDNGNEAINQSETEVNELEQNNEQDGKEKEERNEIEAEKEEHDNKIQEETSSENLVQDGGMKEEEERREQQYAGDNASSAVDHKSEDVFDETSNKAEKFDKRENNEFESGSEKSGSENTEVTDSTVTTDSQENDGENEANTENDSQKSSISESGEQQEVRHNFKNESTDETDTSFTTEKHNETSENSDSKVEDSSMQKSLPDSDNANSDTAADETGSSSKSSSETLDNDAKNGEFQDSANNSSIVNENSNTNSVQEEAQENVQSSKTPESDNKDSNQEGELTTTDTTSEQKKDKSSNEENKTDAVENESESKNTSEDNSDSTSDQNKDDSSKSENNTDANQDGSNADINEKDASSNAELNENKNENENENENSDRSKTTSENDDEGSQNESVESQNEKEEIAHTDVDSNSNLHEDQGSSDRVDLGTLPDTNGESNHRDVATAE from the coding sequence ATGTTCAGATTATCTCCTCGGAGGAATCAAAGATCGAAAGGCTTCAAGGTGAAGCATGCTCTACAACTAATCCTCTTGCTTGGCATTTGTATCTGGTTGGTTTACCAAATCAAACATTCCCATGAGAATAAAGGATCCAAAGGTGAAAACCAAAAAATCAGTAGTGATTTGAAATTAGGGAGGAAGGATCCCCGTCCTCGTGTGGAGGAAACTTCAGTGATCGATGCGAGGCACAAGGAGGAGGATGACGAGGAGGAAGAAAACAAGCATGAGGAGCAAACCAAACTGGATGGTGTTAACGGTGTGGAAGATGAAGCCCTGATGCAAAAGAATGAGATAAGTAGCAGTGAAGACAATTCAGAGAATGGACAGGATTCAGTGGACAAAGAGAATGAAGAGAGTTCTGAAAACGACGGGACTCACATGGAAAGTGTGCAGCATAATATGGAGGAGGACAATACGGAGAGGGAGCATGGAGAGGATGATAAAAATGACACGGAGGAGAACAAAGAAAGCGGAGAAACTATAGAGAAGGGTgtacaagagaatgaagagacAGAAGATAACGGGAACGAAGCAATCAACCAGAGTGAAACAGAAGTGAATGAACTTGAGCAGAATAATGAGCAAGATGGTAAAGAAAAGGAGGagagaaatgaaattgaagcCGAGAAAGAAGAGCATGATAATAAGATTCAGGAAGAGACTTCATCTGAAAATCTGGTTCAAGATGGAGGCATGAAAGAAGAGGAGGAGCGTAGAGAACAACAATATGCTGGAGATAATGCCTCGAGTGCTGTAGACCATAAGTCAGAAGATGTCTTTGATGAAACTTCTAACAAGGCAGAAAAATTTGACAAAAGGGAAAACAATGAATTTGAGTCGGGGTCTGAGAAAAGTGGCTCTGAAAATACCGAAGTGACTGATTCCACTGTGACAACAGACAGCCAAGAAAATGATGGCGAGAATGAGGCAAATACAGAGAATGATTCCCAGAAGAGTTCTATTTCGGAATCAGGCGAGCAACAAGAAGTTCGGCATAACTTCAAGAATGAGTCTACAGATGAGACTGACACATCTTTCACCACTGAGAAACATAACGAAACATCAGAAAACTCAGACTCCAAGGTAGAGGACTCCAGCATGCAAAAATCATTGCCGGATTCCGACAATGCTAACTCAGATACTGCAGCAGATGAGACCGGTTCCAGTTCAAAATCTTCCTCAGAAACTCTTGATAATGATGCAAAAAATGGAGAATTTCAGGACAGTGCTAACAATAGTTCTATTGTGAAtgaaaattccaacaccaattctGTCCAAGAAGAAGCACAAGAGAATGTTCAATCATCCAAAACACCAGAATCTGATAACAAAGATTCAAACCAAGAAGGGGAACTCACTACCACTGATACTACATCAGAGCAGAAAAAGGACAAATCCTCAAACGAAGAAAACAAGACAGATGCAGTGGAGAATGAGAGCGAGAGCAAAAACACTAGCGAAGACAATTCTGATTCTACTTCTGATCAAAACAAGGATGATTCTTCGAAATCAGAGAACAACACTGATGCAAACCAGGATGGCTCAAATGCTGATATAAATGAGAAAGATGCATCGTCCAATGCAGAACTGAACGAGAACAAGAATGAGAACGAAAACGAGAATGAGAACAGTGATCGGAGCAAGACGACAAGCGAAAATGATGATGAAGGTTCTCAAAATGAATCAGTGGAATCACAAAATGAGAAAGAGGAAATTGCACACACTGATGTGGATAGCAATTCCAACTTGCATGAGGATCAAGGAAGTTCTGATCGGGTCGATTTGGGAACTTTGCCGGACACCAATGGGGAAAGCAATCACAGAGATGTTGCTACTGCAGAGTGa